A genomic window from Silene latifolia isolate original U9 population chromosome Y, ASM4854445v1, whole genome shotgun sequence includes:
- the LOC141629210 gene encoding uncharacterized protein LOC141629210 has product MERLIAQNEALTEAFRNVTRQRDAAMDASAVSNAISHHRPTKYLGVGEPCLFSDWVREMENVFEVVRCPEELKVEQAAFYLGGLAGGWWYKEREAMKNFYEEKGEAAIPWADFMMEMRNEFIPKHVRCKLRAEFDRFVMTDAMTMQDYYIRFCELATYMEDLHLSQSHLALKFEGGLTIKFLEKLTPGDLSSVKKVYARAGNVERLLGVAKDAKDRSGEKRRNEGEGGYQPKKITFNQSNSYSGGAQENTFGGTSNYGNRAASEGQGLRCYNCGGLGHKRVECTSVQKGHNWRFGQGNSYHTPSQSGASNRNSGAWSNPRNANLNFNGGKNRKNFNRGTPSRATRYAGCNTSGNRPTQSASTVQGAPKTSGKLFSMDKRSAKEDAHVVSGIFLVNSHPFFVLFHSGATYSFVSRSRVPTLGLGEGELAKDDVTIPSGESITCSRIYKEVPILIHKINFPVDLLEFPLERFEIILGMDWLSEDKANIDSYQKKIALKGPKGIRVSYKGYLVKPKGVEQYYRKKKYPLPRIDDLFDQLSGARLFSKIDLRSGYHQLKIKDKDIPKTSFRSRYGYYEFVVMPFGLTNAPAAFMDLMNKMFSPYLDKFVVVFIDDILVYSKTKEEHEEHLRIVLQTLREHQLYAKLSKCEFWLEKVDFLGHIV; this is encoded by the exons ATGGAGCGGCTCATTGCTCAAAACGAGGCCCTCACCGAAGCTTTTAGGAATGTCACTCGTCAAAGAGATGCGGCAATGGATGCCTCGGCCGTAAGCAACGCCATCTCACACCACCGCCCCACCAAGTACCTTGGGGTGGGGGAGCCTTGCCTTTTTAGCGATTGGGTAAGAGAGATGGAGAATGTGTTCGAGGTAGTGAGGTGCCCGGAAGAGCTTAAGGTGGAGCAAGCCGCCTTCTACTTGGGAGGACTTGCTGGAGGTTGGTGGTACAAGGAACGGGAAGCTATGAAGAACTTCTATGAAGAGAAGGGCGAAGCCGCCATCCCTTGGGCCGATTTCATGATGGAAATGAGGAATGAGTTCATCCCCAAGCACGTGAGGTGCAAGCTTCGAGCGGAATTCGACCGGTTCGTTATGACCGATGCTATGACCATGCAAGACTACTACATTCGCTTTTGTGAGCTCGCTACTTACATGGAGGACCTTCACCTTAGCCAATCTCATTTGGCTCTCAAGTTTGAGGGAGGTTTGACCATCAAGTTCTTGGAGAAGCTCACCCCCGGAGATTTGTCTAGTGTGAAAAAAGTCTATGCTAGGGCCGGTAACGTGGAGAGGCTACTAGGTGTCGCCAAGGATGCTAAAGATAGGTCCGGGGAGAAAAGGAGGAATGAAGGTGAAGGAGGGTATCAACCCAAGAAGATTACTTTTAACCAATCCAACTCGTACTCGGGAGGAGCACAAGAAAATACCTTTGGAGGGACAAGCAACTATGGGAATAGGGCCGCTAGTGAAGGACAAGGGTTAAGGTGCTATAATTGTGGTGGCCTCGGTCACAAAAGGGTGGAATGCACTAGTGTTCAAAAGGGACATAACTGGAGATTTGGACAAGGAAACTCTTACCACACCCCTTCCCAAAGTGGAGCAAGCAACCGGAACTCAGGAGCTTGGAGTAACCCAAGGAATGCTAATCTTAACTTCAATGGTGGAAAAAATCGGAAAAACTTCAACCGGGGAACACCATCAAGGGCAACAAGGTATGCAGGATGCAATACTTCCGGGAATAGGCCAACTCAATCAGCTAGCACGGTTCAAGGAGCACCCAAgactagtggcaagctctttTCCATGGACAAGAGGAGTGCCAAGGAAGACGCCCACGTTGTATCCGGTATATTTCTTGTTAACTCTCACCcattctttgttttatttcacTCGGGGGCCACatattcttttgtgtctaggagcCGTGTACCGACCTTAGGATTAGGGGAGGGCGAACTAGCTAAGGATGACGTGaccataccttcgggggagtccaTTACATGTTCAAGGATTTACAAAGAAGTACCCATCTTAATTCATAAAATAAATTTTCCGGTAGATCTTTTAGAATTTCCTTTGGAGCGGTTTGAGATAATTCTAGGAATGGATTGGTTGAGTGAAGATAAAGCCAACATAGATTCCTATCAAAAGAAGATTGCTTTGAAAGGACCTAAGGGTATTAGGGTGTCATACAAGGGTTACCTAGTCAAGCCTAAG ggagTTGAACAATATTACCGTAAAAAAAAATaccctctaccaaggattgatgacttgtttgatcaacTTAGTGGAGCCAGATTGTTTTCGAAGATTGACCTACGTTCGGGCTATCACCAATTGAAGATCAAGGATAAGGATATTCCAAAGACCTCTTTTAGATCAAGATATGGATATTATGAGTTcgtggtaatgccgtttggactaACAAATGCACCGGCtgctttcatggatcttatgaataaGATGTTTAGTCCGTacttggacaagttcgtggtggtatTCATAGATGATATATTGGTCTACTCCAAGACCaaagaagagcatgaggagcacctaAGGATAGTATTGCAAACCTTGAGAGAGCACCAACTTTATGCAAAGCTtagtaagtgtgagttttggctagAGAAAGTGGATTTCTTAGGCCATATCGTGTGA